A stretch of Lathyrus oleraceus cultivar Zhongwan6 chromosome 6, CAAS_Psat_ZW6_1.0, whole genome shotgun sequence DNA encodes these proteins:
- the LOC127096987 gene encoding transcription repressor MYB6: MGRHSCCYKQKLRKGLWSPEEDEKLLRHITKYGHGCWSSVPKQAGLQRCGKSCRLRWINYLRPDLKRGTFSQDEENLIVELHAVLGNRWSQIAAQLPGRTDNEIKNLWNSCLKKKLRQKGIDPVTHKPLSEVENNGEESSKSQEKAQPELLLLSSNELNLLKSESSKSDAASSYDQRTSSSISPKDYALEIEGSCNKEFFIDRFMSSNSHHSDLMGNYPIQMSYASNENDSNHWFNQSGKTYDMKYSDQFHFNSATAATTMFLPNSFCCNNPLDIPPSENVSTEMMKSDSNTLNLQNNNFSWGGLMENHQTEEAKWDNNNNNDNDNDYFQNPILMLASESLCNEIKPQMNLLPDNFGTILPHTKQEQSHTQQTSNIFSKDIQKLREAFGDM, encoded by the exons ATGGGAAGACACTCTTGCTGCTACAAGCAGAAGCTTAGGAAGGGACTATGGTCACCAGAAGAAGATGAAAAATTACTAAGGCATATAACAAAATATGGCCATGGATGCTGGAGTTCTGTGCCTAAACAAGCAG GTTTGCAAAGATGTGGTAAGAGTTGCAGACTTAGATGGATTAATTACTTAAGACCTGATTTAAAAAGAGGAACATTTTCTCAAGATGAAGAGAATCTCATTGTTGAACTTCATGCAGTATTAGGCAATAG ATGGTCTCAAATTGCGGCGCAATTGCCGGGGAGGACTGACAATGAAATAAAGAATTTATGGAACTCTTGTTTGAAGAAGAAACTGCGGCAAAAAGGTATAGATCCTGTAACTCATAAACCATTGAGTGAGGTTGAGAATAATGGAGAGGAAAGTTCCAAGAGTCAAGAGAAAGCCCAGCCGGAGCTATTGTTATTATCCTCGAATGAATTGAACCTTTTGAAATCGGAGAGTTCTAAATCAGATGCAGCTTCTAGCTATGATCAGAGAACGTCATCTTCGATTTCGCCGAAAGATTATGCGCTAGAAATAGAAGGCTCTTGCAACAAAGAGTTTTTCATTGACAGGTTCATGAGTTCCAACTCTCACCACTCGGATTTGATGGGAAATTATCCGATTCAGATGAGTTACGCCAGCAACGAAAATGATAGTAACCATTGGTTTAACCAATCTGGAAAAACTTATGATATGAAATATTCTGATCAGTTTCATTTCAATTCTGCTACGGCTGCAACAACTATGTTTCTTCCTAATTCCTTTTGCTGCAACAATCCGCTCGATATTCCTCCATCAGAAAATGTTTCTACCGAGATGATGAAAAGTGATAGCAATACATTAAACTTGCAAAACAACAACTTTTCTTGGGGAGGATTGATGGAAAATCATCAAACCGAAGAAGCGAAGTgggataataataataataatgataatgaTAATGACTACTTTCAGAATCCTATTTTAATGTTGGCTTCTGAATCTTTATGCAACGAGATAAAACCGCAAATGAATTTGTTACCGGATAATTTCGGGACTATTTTGCCTCATACAAAGCAAGAACAATCACATACACAACAAACTTCTAATATCTTTTCTAAGGATATTCAGAAACTCAGAGAAGCTTTTGGAGATATGTGA